A single region of the Gopherus evgoodei ecotype Sinaloan lineage chromosome 3, rGopEvg1_v1.p, whole genome shotgun sequence genome encodes:
- the C1D gene encoding nuclear nucleic acid-binding protein C1D isoform X1, translating into MIQGVHSLSTETFKVDLWMEMAEEDNIGEEYPNEIHDYLSAFEKSLGSVDDMLKTMMSVSRSELLEKLDPLEQAKLDLVSAYTLNSMFWVYLATQGINPKDHPVKQELERIRTYMNRVKEITDKKMASKLDKGAAARFVRNALWEPKPETNPKVKASAKAKKKKKTSFYFPCGCIFVYQVGR; encoded by the exons ATGATCCAAGGAGTTCACAGTCTCTCCACGGAGACTTTCAAGGTGGACCTCTGG ATGGAGATGGCAGAGGAAGATAATATTGGGGAAGAATACCCAAATGAAATTCATGATTATCTGTCAGCATTTGAAAAGTCTCTTGGTTCTGTAGATGACATGCTGAAGACAATGATGTCTGTTTCTAGGAGTGAGCTTCTTGAAAAG ttggaCCCTCTTGAGCAAGCAAAATTGGATTTGGTTTCTGCATACACATTAAATTCGATGTTTTGGG TATACCTGGCCACTCAAGGAATCAATCCCAAGGACCATCCAGTGAAACAAGAGCTG GAGAGAATAAGAACGTACATGAACAGAGTCAAAGAAATAACTGACAAGAAAATGGCGTCCAAACTGGATAAAGGAGCTGCAGCAAGATTTGTAAGGAACGCATTATGGGAACCAAAACCTGAAACTAATCCTAAAGTGAAAGCTTCTGCtaaggcaaaaaagaaaaaaaaaactagcttttattttccttgtggTTGTATTTTTGTTTATCAAGTAGGGAGATAA
- the C1D gene encoding nuclear nucleic acid-binding protein C1D isoform X2 encodes MEMAEEDNIGEEYPNEIHDYLSAFEKSLGSVDDMLKTMMSVSRSELLEKLDPLEQAKLDLVSAYTLNSMFWVYLATQGINPKDHPVKQELERIRTYMNRVKEITDKKMASKLDKGAAARFVRNALWEPKPETNPKVKASAKAKKKKKTSFYFPCGCIFVYQVGR; translated from the exons ATGGAGATGGCAGAGGAAGATAATATTGGGGAAGAATACCCAAATGAAATTCATGATTATCTGTCAGCATTTGAAAAGTCTCTTGGTTCTGTAGATGACATGCTGAAGACAATGATGTCTGTTTCTAGGAGTGAGCTTCTTGAAAAG ttggaCCCTCTTGAGCAAGCAAAATTGGATTTGGTTTCTGCATACACATTAAATTCGATGTTTTGGG TATACCTGGCCACTCAAGGAATCAATCCCAAGGACCATCCAGTGAAACAAGAGCTG GAGAGAATAAGAACGTACATGAACAGAGTCAAAGAAATAACTGACAAGAAAATGGCGTCCAAACTGGATAAAGGAGCTGCAGCAAGATTTGTAAGGAACGCATTATGGGAACCAAAACCTGAAACTAATCCTAAAGTGAAAGCTTCTGCtaaggcaaaaaagaaaaaaaaaactagcttttattttccttgtggTTGTATTTTTGTTTATCAAGTAGGGAGATAA